In Gulosibacter molinativorax, a single window of DNA contains:
- a CDS encoding DUF3093 domain-containing protein, which translates to MIVPAVFVVFMPINMLVGTILGLALYGGYLIALYTGSPIIEVDRTTLRVGSAQVPLQHVGEAHAHATAEEARMQAGPKLDARAWTCLRGWCSTSARVEIADENDPIPYWLFSTRHPDKVVAAIREARSQLPETK; encoded by the coding sequence ATGATCGTCCCGGCCGTTTTTGTTGTGTTCATGCCGATCAACATGCTCGTCGGCACGATCCTGGGTCTGGCCCTTTACGGCGGTTACCTCATCGCGCTCTATACCGGCTCCCCGATTATCGAGGTGGATCGAACGACGCTGCGCGTGGGTTCCGCTCAGGTGCCCCTGCAACACGTCGGTGAGGCGCACGCACATGCGACGGCGGAGGAAGCGCGGATGCAGGCCGGCCCGAAGCTGGATGCGCGCGCCTGGACGTGCCTGCGGGGCTGGTGTTCGACCTCCGCGCGCGTCGAGATCGCGGACGAAAACGACCCCATTCCGTACTGGCTCTTCTCGACGCGCCACCCCGACAAAGTGGTCGCCGCGATTCGCGAGGCGCGCTCGCAGCTGCCGGAAACTAAATAG
- the dut gene encoding dUTP diphosphatase yields MTAPIQIPHTGQAPTHANPGDAGADLYASETVTLEPGARAVVGTGTAIALPERTVGLVAPRSGLAAKHGITIVNAPGVIDSGYRGELKVTLLNTDASEPYTITAGDRIAQLLVLPIPAVEFVTVAELPEGERGEAGFGSTGYAG; encoded by the coding sequence GTGACCGCACCGATTCAGATTCCACACACTGGCCAGGCCCCCACGCACGCAAATCCGGGGGATGCAGGCGCCGATCTTTATGCATCCGAAACCGTGACGCTTGAGCCGGGTGCCCGAGCCGTCGTTGGCACCGGAACGGCGATCGCGTTGCCCGAGCGCACTGTGGGCCTCGTTGCCCCTCGCTCCGGACTCGCGGCCAAGCACGGCATCACGATCGTGAACGCGCCAGGTGTCATCGACTCCGGTTACCGGGGCGAACTCAAGGTCACGCTGCTCAACACGGACGCATCCGAGCCCTACACCATCACGGCTGGTGACCGGATCGCGCAATTGCTCGTGCTGCCCATCCCGGCAGTCGAATTCGTCACCGTTGCCGAGCTGCCGGAAGGCGAGCGCGGCGAGGCCGGATTCGGGTCGACCGGCTACGCGGGCTAG
- a CDS encoding DUF3710 domain-containing protein: MGLFDIFKRKEETIKADRLVVEDEDAEATAEEAEAVEEEDFEDFAKEAPEDRAENGPFDRGEIEAEGAYLDLGALRIPMREGLALRLEFEDKTQRVIAVGLDYEGSTMQVQAFASPRSSGLWRDVRTKLAAQVKKQGGRAEEKVAEVGTMLRTSVPIVQGSDKLRVVQFLGVDGPRWFLRGVVSGQATSDEAKLEQMIEIFRGVIVDRGDRPVPPRDLLALTVPEAMANQMAASAAQQRAQRTAMAAKQREQQAGQ, encoded by the coding sequence ATGGGACTGTTCGACATTTTCAAGCGCAAGGAAGAAACCATCAAGGCCGATCGACTCGTCGTCGAAGACGAGGACGCGGAGGCGACCGCCGAGGAGGCCGAGGCCGTCGAGGAAGAGGACTTCGAGGACTTCGCGAAGGAAGCCCCGGAGGACCGAGCCGAGAATGGGCCGTTCGACCGCGGCGAGATTGAGGCCGAGGGCGCGTATCTTGACCTCGGTGCCCTGCGTATCCCGATGCGCGAGGGGCTCGCGCTTCGCCTCGAGTTCGAGGACAAGACGCAGCGCGTGATCGCCGTGGGGCTCGACTACGAGGGTTCGACGATGCAGGTGCAGGCCTTCGCCTCGCCGCGCTCGAGTGGGCTCTGGCGGGATGTGCGCACCAAGCTCGCTGCGCAGGTCAAGAAGCAGGGTGGTCGCGCCGAGGAGAAGGTAGCCGAGGTAGGCACGATGCTGCGCACGTCGGTGCCGATCGTGCAAGGTAGCGACAAGCTTCGCGTCGTGCAGTTCCTCGGCGTTGACGGGCCCCGCTGGTTCCTGCGCGGGGTTGTCTCGGGCCAGGCGACGAGCGACGAGGCGAAGCTCGAGCAGATGATCGAGATCTTCCGCGGCGTGATCGTCGACCGCGGTGACCGCCCCGTGCCTCCGCGCGATCTGCTCGCGTTGACGGTGCCCGAGGCGATGGCCAATCAGATGGCCGCCTCGGCCGCGCAGCAGCGCGCACAGCGCACCGCGATGGCCGCGAAACAGCGCGAGCAGCAGGCCGGTCAGTAG
- a CDS encoding DUF3159 domain-containing protein encodes MTQDTGAGEDGAEPMNAERQAERQSVEDEQLQERLRAAAESSAIGKVADSDSTGEALLVAMGGWRGIIEALLPGILFLVLYVVTGRVTTNGGTLPFGLDPLVVSVGVPAIAGLVFLLVRFVRKEPKASALGGLIGLIVSGFFALRSGDGADYFLVGFWTNSAYGLALLISMVVGWPLIGIVSGALYGSWKDWRQHPRVLVWMQVITGVWVGFFLARLAVQLPLYFAGAVEALGVARLLMGAPLFAVLVVITVLFVRAVFAPIVESNQETEKGKVS; translated from the coding sequence ATGACGCAGGACACGGGTGCGGGCGAGGATGGTGCCGAGCCGATGAATGCTGAGCGACAGGCTGAGCGACAGAGCGTCGAGGACGAGCAGCTGCAGGAACGGCTTCGTGCAGCTGCGGAGAGTTCGGCGATCGGCAAGGTCGCGGACTCCGACTCGACCGGCGAGGCGCTGCTCGTCGCGATGGGCGGCTGGCGGGGGATTATCGAGGCACTGCTTCCGGGCATCCTGTTCCTCGTGCTCTACGTTGTGACCGGGCGGGTGACGACGAACGGTGGGACACTCCCATTCGGACTCGACCCGCTCGTCGTGTCCGTGGGCGTACCCGCGATCGCTGGCCTCGTGTTTCTGCTCGTGCGATTCGTGCGGAAGGAGCCGAAGGCCTCCGCGCTCGGTGGGCTGATCGGCCTGATCGTGAGCGGCTTCTTCGCACTGCGAAGCGGTGACGGAGCCGACTACTTCCTGGTCGGGTTCTGGACCAATTCGGCGTATGGGCTCGCCCTGCTTATTTCCATGGTTGTCGGCTGGCCGCTCATTGGCATCGTCTCTGGCGCGCTGTACGGGTCATGGAAAGACTGGCGACAGCACCCGCGTGTGCTCGTCTGGATGCAGGTCATTACGGGAGTGTGGGTCGGCTTCTTTTTGGCGCGACTCGCGGTCCAACTCCCGCTGTACTTCGCCGGTGCCGTAGAGGCACTCGGCGTTGCTCGCCTCCTGATGGGGGCACCACTATTCGCCGTATTGGTGGTGATCACGGTGCTCTTCGTGCGCGCGGTGTTCGCCCCGATCGTCGAAAGTAACCAAGAAACCGAAAAGGGTAAGGTATCTTGA